In the genome of Dunckerocampus dactyliophorus isolate RoL2022-P2 chromosome 6, RoL_Ddac_1.1, whole genome shotgun sequence, one region contains:
- the rbm20 gene encoding RNA-binding protein 20 yields MPVDEQPPHCKSRLNKGTVPLDSADKKGLQVGGELSGGLQVGSQQQNQQLLLTPASLQLAQLQAQLTLHRLKLAQGGNTATAATVLNQVLSNVAMAQPLFNQLRNPQVGFPTGVLGFPTSNSTLGAAGFNQNTGNVRLNHHGGGTTVGQQGVEFGKTSGLTYPSDIDRRLQYNLGGASVASSPAGEAHYSVINTQAKQLNNVAFKQDFYRQDISGQQAGFNLCDQNMNLYNCTAQKEQWKGPTNLSQTANAAMAPDVATVWTAAGQAMRSRKELYNPEEPTSDPKFNPKTGISSFGTSDMQGYKGYQTLHGTEDTLCSGTRTLQPYQVNDYHAVTPTQLPHQCSICDKKVYNLKDWDQHVKGKLHLQNRMQYISEGTAVVPAGVAHYALGRPSDGALNAGETNSMIYTAAGQEVSLGVNASYLPAAAMKNYPLPNTGFTSPQPESKPFPPRKATTGRVVHICNLPEGSCTENDVINLGIPFGKVTNYILMRSTHQAFLEMAYIEAAQAMVQYYQLTPAMINNQKLLIRMSKRYKELQLKKPGKDVQAIIQDIASQRDRDEMQEIQHYMPDRPRSRSPISRSLSPHSHSPSFTSCSSAHSPQAAPCRGHERGSNGLGQRRGSWDWSSHFRRPDDEKERDESRRNGSSADSDRPNERPADRWKSYGKPSEYVISRSADERGGDEGMRANRDFPRGSPQGMVFNSYRNMDDNFYMRSDKVTRSPYQRHDTKSKRRNGGDYHSRSRHPESEMTDELLHRTSEEKKQGSPSRGKSRKPSRRCTTAEKHDSPTEHTDGRSKEHVSPQSSNKSKDGTESSKLKETGLESGENTDDECWYPKDMEEFLTVDEVGGEDDSIIEPDLPELEEDLTSPKESAEEQPQTIQEPVPLPCPPSEEQNTCVEESIKEQTVEDPEVPTETSESEKAVLTETNVDEQVQCLVTPEPPITNLIDFPNEEFKVALEETATEDKITDSGCLEEPVKNHIEISEQVSKVQDVVQVTETSSKVTQHKDSIVKKDIEVPSLSIEQDKVVIERIIPLGVEFIEPRTGFFCKLCELFYTSEETAKMSHCRSTVHYRNLQKYLSQLAQESLNLGFSTTQ; encoded by the exons CACGGTGCCACTGGACAGTGCCGATAAGAAGGGCCTTCAGGTGGGTGGCGAGCTTTCTGGTGGTTTGCAAGTGGGGTCCCAGCAGCAGAACCAGCAGCTCCTCCTGACTCCAGCCAGCCTCCAGCTTGCCCAACTCCAGGCCCAGCTCACCCTCCATCGCCTCAAACTGGCTCAGGGGGGCAATACAGCCACCGCTGCCACTGTTCTCAATCAGGTTCTTTCCAATGTTGCCATGGCCCAGCCCCTCTTCAATCAACTGCGGAACCCCCAGGTTGGCTTCCCCACTGGGGTGCTTGGTTTTCCCACTTCTAATTCAACGTTAGGGGCAGCGGGATTCAACCAAAACACAGGGAACGTGAGACTGAACCATCATGGTGGAGGGACCACAGTGGGCCAACAGGGTGTTGAGTTTGGTAAAACGTCCGGGCTTACATACCCCTCAGATATTGACAGGCGTCTTCAGTACAACTTGGGAGGGGCATCTGTAGCGTCGAGCCCTGCTGGTGAAGCACACTACTCAGTGATCAACACTCAGGCTAAACAACTGAACAATGTTGCTTTCAAGCAAGATTTCTATCGGCAGGATATCTCTGGCCAACAAGCTGGAtttaatctatgtgatcagaACATGAATCTCTATAATTGCACTGCACAGAAGGAGCAATGGAAAGGTCCAACTAACTTGAGTCAGACTGCGAATGCGGCTATGGCTCCTGATGTGGCCACTGTTTGGACTGCAGCTGGGCAGGCGATGAGGTCCAGAAAGGAACTGTATAACCCAGAAGAGCCAACGTCTGACCCCAAATTCAATCCCAAGACTGGGATTTCTTCTTTCGGGACTAGCGACATGCAGGGCTATAAGGGTTACCAGACCCTACATGGAACTGAGGACACGCTGTGTTCAGGTACCAGGACACTTCAGCCTTACCAAGTCAATGACTACCACGCTGTCACGCCCACTCAACTGCCACACCAGTGCAGCATCTGTGACAAGAAAGTCTATAACCTCAAG gacTGGGACCAGCACGTGAAAGGAAAACTACACCTGCAGAACCGAATGCAGTACATCAGCGAAGG TACGGCAGTGGTACCCGCCGGGGTTGCTCATTACGCGCTTGGCAGGCCCTCTGATGGAGCTCTTAATGCAGGGGAGACAAACTCAATGATCTACACTGCTGCAGGTCAAG AGGTATCCTTAGGAGTCAACGCCTCATACTTGCCAGCTGCAGCCATGAAGAACTACCCTTTGCCAAACACGGGATTCACTTCACCACAGCCAGAGTCAAAG ccttttccaCCAAGAAAGGCAACCACAGGACGGGTCGTTCACATCTGCAACCTGCCTGAAGGCAGTTGCACTGAGAATGATGTCATAAACCTAGGAATTCCCTTTGGCAAAGTAACCAATTACATCTTGATGCGCTCTACCCATCAG GCCTTTCTGGAGATGGCCTACATCGAAGCAGCTCAGGCCATGGTTCAATACTATCAACTGACACCAGCTATGATAAACAATCAGAAACTTCTCATTCGTATGTCTAAAAGGTACAAGGAGCTGCAACTTAAG aaacCAGGTAAAGATGTTCAGGCAATCATCCAAGATATTGCCTCTCAGCGGGACAGAGACGAAATGCAAGAAATTCAGCA CTACATGCCAGACAGGCCACGCTCCCGCAGCCCCATCAGTCGCTCCTTGAGCCCTCACTCACACAGTCCCAGCTTTACCTCATGCAGCTCAGCCCACAGCCCCCAGGCAGCACCATGCAGGGGTCACGAAAGAGGCAGCAATGGTCTAGGCCAACGTCGAGGTTCTTGGGACTGGTCGTCACACTTTAGACGGCCAGACGATGAAAAGGAACGGGATGAATCTAGGCGGAATGGTAGCAGCGCCGATAGTGACCGGCCCAATGAACGGCCAGCTGACCGCTGGAAATCCTACGGGAAACCCTCAGAGTATGTCATCTCCCGGTCTGCAGATGAACGGGGAGGAGATGAAGGGATGAGGGCAAACAGAGACTTCCCACGAGGGAGCCCTCAAGGCATGGTCTTCAACTCCTACAGGAACATGGATGACAACTTCTACATGAGGTCTGACAAGGTGACCAGATCTCCATACCAAAGACACGATACCAAGTCAAAGAGGAGGAATGGCGGCGATTACCACAGTAGGTCAAGGCATCCGGAGAGTGAGATGACTGATGAGCTGCTTCACAGAACCTCAGAGGAAAAGAAGCAGGGTTCCCCCAGCAGAGGGAAGAGTAGGAAGCCAAGCAGAAGGTGCACCACTGCAGAGAAACATGACAGCCCCACAGAACATACT GATGGTCGATCTAAGGAGCATGTGTCACCCCAGAGCAGTAACAAGTCAAAAGATGGTACTGAGTCTTCCAAACTCAAGGAAACT GGGTTGGAAAGTGGAGAAAACACTGATGACGAGTGCTGGTATCCCAAGGACATGGAGGAATTTCTCACAGTTGATGAAGTGGGGGGAGAAGATGATTCCATTATTGAGCCTGACCTTCCTGAGCTGGAAGAGGATTTGACTAGCCCTAAAGAATCTGCAGAGGAACAACCACAAACAATACAGGAGCCCGTACCGTTGCCTTGCCCACCTTCGGAGGAGCAGAACACGTGTGTCGAGGAATCTATTAAGGAACAAACAGTTGAGGATCCAGAAGTCCCGACAGAAACTTCTGAATCTGAGAAAGCAGTTTTAACTGAGACAAATGTAGATGAACAAGTACAGTGTCTGGTGACTCCTGAGCCACCTATCACTAATCTCATTGACTTTCCCAATGAAGAGTTCAAGGTTGCGTTGGAGGAGACCGCCACTGAGGACAAAATCACAGATAGTGGGTGCTTAGAAGAGCCAGTAAAGAACCACATTGAAATATCCGAGCAAGTCAGCAAGGTCCAGGATGTAGTTCAGGTCACAGAGACTAGCTCTAAGGTGACACAACATAAGGACAGCATTGTTAAAAAAG ATATCGAAGTCCCCTCATTGTCCATTGAGCAGGACAAGGTTGTCATTGAACGCATCATCCCTTTGG GAGTGGAGTTTATTGAGCCAAGGACTGGTTTCTTCTGCAAACTTTGTGAACTGTTCTACACCAGCGAGGAGACTGCAAAGATGAGTCACTGCCGCAGCACGGTACACTACAGGAACCTGCAG AAATACCTGTCACAACTGGCACAAGAGAGTCTGAATCTGGGATTTTCAACTACGCAGTGA